The proteins below come from a single Sander vitreus isolate 19-12246 chromosome 15, sanVit1, whole genome shotgun sequence genomic window:
- the LOC144530069 gene encoding uncharacterized protein LOC144530069 — protein sequence MTSEMRHNWVQAVLKNVRPSLTLDAISSLSEQETHQKSQHADSQSAEGLEKAEYPDSFLQEHKTSDSAEETHQQQKKQEVKLQPETEESSADASSMITSSSAPPQQVDEGVTDVSPCVEGARSDSSTSTTTLSNLECLEQQVSINATCERTKEKDKLSCEQQPGQLVKELEQTQKELSRLQQLNRDLQEELKQAREKQFKKRVHPQNDPFSNSSLEQALALQRLQKINHDLRFELEAQKSSQEEAREDELRRRVDLLAQQAQLLVTGDATAFAQAHLEQDRRQFHEQQMEWEHCVATLKAQLSASEEQRREAGLRFTQLQQELQSFHSIQQEADRLHKHLQEVTTQLHANEEAQAQKEARLQKHLTLLQASQDRERKSLAASLAQAEQHSHDLQKRLDRAEQQVESLNKTHTWTRDIEEAQQQLQEELACTVSALQKLQEEREQLDHRCQELQNQLCEADEEVSRLQSRLKTDETHYYNLEHSYERVSEELQLALGKVQQKESETQDIREGYERLLDRKEQELSEVLLKMEVLGNSLEDTEVKLNDVLKGCTCAFSQLKDEKNERQTTDLLTVNDSRPNARDSNAVEHAGDYPERFMSVIQMLETKLYLTEEKLRDIMQRLEEHQSHISCRDPHLCSQLTQSRATAQHLSLLLHSQAKQSQRFAQETENRCRMLVGRFQVALNIIQDCRERLQATPINITDFEKQLATVAACLQQGRKDAEKQQHESHNESKGEDRILNDETLAVAESNISAQSKPPKDDMESVGKCLMREVFVVERILSVLQSQHGIGQLSLASRENVGDLAQKYKNIISQRIALKTKKSTGRAECDNNGPLERAIVGVCAEAELIYAALKVQHQYESMTQVNNQELEPQRKGLADINPPEFASYEEQVQGEGRGSEGAEKPVERNESDVQKVEAEKEPDWLETLISRLQRRAKSLYQLCQEISDGNAVECRLDDNWENTSAADLNWMQEQAKLIYLLDRLHSDLEQQQSEELQDKLQALCEEQDITLKDEQEAFNHTLCQLQEDNTVLREELERAEQKIVSVETGKQRLLEELRKIEDYHEERMKKLEMGFQEKIRELQQIHEKEMKHLHGYYTKSSKEKQTKTCTETPAFTLDQTAAERKTILAGGTAAMREAYQKDLEKLEASCHQGVTAMEEMHRQLIGELQQQHQTEVTALLKEKDKLLQEETSATMAAIVAMRRAHKQELEKSRSAQHIKESDDIAQLRIEYEKAIQLMHKELEVLSVQHTQRCLENTQLSQELQDERQALMQYQKENQELKKKQRETDDMSQLHFSLNGQQAHVAPQVNDFYEMEVILRAREAEMQFLRQEAHSLREDLKIARMDKIYAQNKLKALYTNSQDVNKLCEDVKFATWSPSRDASEQSIEETVTNTSNAAFLNKSEKSSLTRQIRGVRSKVTFVN from the exons ATGACCTCTGAGATGAGACACAACTGGGTCCAAGCAGTGTTGAAGAATGTGAGGCCCAGTCTTACCCTTGACGCCATaag CTCCCTTTCAGAGCAAGAGACTCATCAGAAATCACAGCATGCAGACTCACAGTCAGCTGAGGGTCTGGAGAAAGCTGAATACCCAGACAGCTTTTTGCAAGAGCACAAAACCAGTGACAGTGCAGAGGAAACACATCAACAGCAGAAAAAACAGGAAGTCAAACTGCagccagagacagaggagagttCTGCTGATGCATCATCAATGAtcacctcctcctctgctcctccacAGCAGGTGGACGAGG GTGTGACAGATGTATCACCGTGTGTAGAAGGAGCTAGAAGTGACAGCTCTACCTCCACAACAACGCTTTCAAATCTTGAGTGTTTGGAGCAACAAGTATCAATAAACGCCACCTGTGAGCGCACAAAAGAGAAGGATAAATTGTCCTGTGAGCAGCAACCTGGGCAACTTGTCAAAGAG CTGGAACAAACACAGAAGGAACTCTCTCGACTGCAGCAGTTAAACAGGGATCTGCAGGAAGAGCTAAAGCAAGCGAGAGAGAAGCAATTCAAGAAAAGGGTGCATCCACAG AATGATCCTTTCTCCAACTCGTCTTTGGAACAAGCATTGGCTTTACAGCGGCTGCAGAAGATAAACCATGACCTCCGCTTTGAGCTAGAGGCTCAAAAGAGTAGCCAGGAGGAAGCCAGGGAAGATGAACTACGACGAAGGGTAGATCTCTTAGCTCAACAGGCACAGCTACTGGTCACGGGTGACGCCACAGCATTTGCACAAGCCCATCTGGAGCAAGATCGTCGGCAGTTTCATGAGCAGCAGATGGAGTGGGAGCATTGCGTGGCGACCCTGAAGGCCCAGCTGAGTGCCAgtgaggagcagaggagggaggCCGGGTTGCGCTTCACACAGCTGCAGCAGGAGTTGCAGAGTTTCCACAGTATCCAGCAGGAGGCTGATCGCTTGCACAAACATCTCCAAGAGGTGACAACTCAACTTCATGCTAATGAGGAAGCGCAGGCTCAAAAGGAGGCTCGCCTGCAGAAGCACCTCACACTCCTTCAAGCAAGTCAGGACAGAGAACGGAAGAGCTTGGCCGCTAGCCTGGCACAGGCAGAGCAACACTCACACGACCTTCAGAAGAGACTGGACAGGGCTGAACAGCAGGTTGAGAGCCTGAATAAGACTCACACCTGGACCAGGGACATTGAGGAGGCTCAACAACAGCTTCAAGAGGAGCTAGCGTGTACAGTATCTGCTCTGCAGAAACTTCAAGAGGAAAGAGAGCAGCTCGACCATCGCTGTCAAGAGCTGCAGAACCAGTTATGTGAGGCAGATGAGGAGGTGAGCAGGCTGCAAAGCCGCTTGAAAACAGATGAGACGCACTACTACAATCTTGAGCACTCATACGAGAGAGTTAGTGAGGAGCTGCAGCTGGCCTTAGGGAAGGTGCAGCAAAAGGAGTCTGAAACACAGGATATACGAGAAGGCTACGAGAGACTCCTGGACAGGAAGGAGCAAGAGCTGAGTGAAGTTTTGCTGAAGATGGAAGTCCTAGGTAATAGCCTGGAGGACACGGAAGTGAAGCTGAATGACGTATTGAAAGGTTGCACCTGTGCCTTTTCTCAGCTGAAGGATGAGAAAAATGAGAGACAGACAACTGATCTTCTCACTGTAAATGACAGCAGGCCGAATGCAAGAGACTCAAATGCAGTTGAACATGCAGGAGATTACCCAGAAAGATTTATGTCTGTGATCCAGATGCTTGAAACCAAGCTTTATTTAACAGAGGAGAAACTAAGGGACATCATGCAAAGACTGGAAGAACACCAGAGTCACATCAGCTGCCGGGACCCCCACCTTTGCTCCCAGCTAACTCAAAGCCGAGCCACCGCTCAGCACCTCAGTCTGCTGCTACACAGTCAGGCCAAGCAGAGCCAGCGCTTCGCCCAGGAGACAGAAAACCGCTGTAGGATGTTGGTCGGTAGGTTTCAGGTCGCACTGAACATCATACAAGACTGCAGAGAGAGGCTCCAAGCCACTCCGATTAATATTACGGACTTTGAGAAGCAACTAGCAACCGTTGCTGCCTGCCTTCAGCAGGGAAGGAAAGATGCAGAGAAACAGCAGCATGAATCACACAATGAAAGCAAAGGAGAGGACAGGATCCTCAATGATGAGACATTAGCTGTAGCTGAGAGCAACATTAGTGCTCAAAGTAAGCCCCCAAAGGATGACATGGAAAGTGTTGGGAAGTGTTTAATGAGGGAAGTATTTGTAGTAGAAAGAATTCTGTCTGTCCTTCAGAGTCAACATGGCATTGGGCAACTATCCTTAGCATCAAGAGAGAATGTGGGGGATTTGGCacaaaagtacaaaaacatAATCTCCCAAAGAATAGccttaaaaaccaaaaaaagtacTGGGAGAGCAGAATGTGACAACAATGGACCTTTAGAGCGGGCCATTGTTGGAGTCTGTGCTGAAGCGGAGCTCATTTATGCTGCCTTAAAAGTTCAGCATCAATATGAGAGCATGACTCAAGTAAATAATCAAGAATTGGAGCCTCAAAGGAAGGGTCTGGCAGATATCAACCCACCAGAGTTTGCTTCCTACGAGGAGCAAGTGCAGGGAGAGGGCAGAGGTTCAGAAGGAGCTGAAAAACCAGTTGAAAGGAATGAATCTGATGTCCAAAAGGTAGAGGCAGAGAAAGAACCAGACTGGTTAGAGACACTAATATCAAGGCTGCAGAGAAGGGCTAAATCCTTATACCAACTCTGCCAGGAGATTTCTGATGGCAATGCAGTAGAGTGTAGATTGGATGATAATTGGGAAAATACTTCTGCGGCTGACTTAAATTGGATGCAGGAGCAGGCAAAGTTAATTTATTTGTTAGACAGGCTGCACTCAGATTTAGAGCAGCAGCAAAGTGAGGAGTTACAGGACAAACTGCAAGCTTTGTGCGAAGAGCAGGATATCACATTAAAGGATGAGCAGGAGGCTTTTAATCACACCTTATGTCAGCTTCAGGAGGACAACACCGTATTAAGAGAAGAACTGGAGCGCGCTGAGCAAAAGATAGTATCTGTAGAGACTGGGAAGCAGAGACTCCTGGAAGAGTTACGGAAAATCGAGGATTATCATGAGGAACGGATGAAAAAACTGGAAATGGGGTTTCAAGAGAAGATTAGGGAACTGCAACAGATCCACGAAAAAGAGATGAAGCACTTGCATGGTTACTACACCAAGTCTTCCAAAGAGAAACAGACCAAAACCTGCACAGAGACACCTGCTTTCACACTAGACCAGACTGCGGCGGAGAGAAAAACAATATTGGCAGGTGGTACAGCAGCCATGAGAGAGGCTTACCAGAAAGATCTTGAAAAACTTGAG GCATCCTGTCATCAAGGTGTCACTGCTATGGAGGAAATGCACAGGCAGCTGATAGGTGAactacagcagcagcatcagacaGAGGTGACAGCACTTCTGAAGGAGAAAGACAAGCTGCTGCAGGAAGAGACATCTGCCACAATGGCAG CCATTGTAGCAATGAGGAGAGCCCATAAACAGGAGCTGGAGAAAAGCCGATCAGCACAGCACATCAAGGAGAGCGATGACATCGCACAACTGCGCATTGAATATGA GAAGGCGATCCAGTTGATGCATAAGGAGCTTGAGGTGTTGTCGGTTCAGCACACTCAGAGATGCCTGGAAAACACTCAGCTGAGCCAAGAGCTGCAGGATgagagacaagctttgatgcaGTACCAAAAAGAAAACCAGGAGCTGAAAAAGAAGCAG agagagacagatgacaTGTCTCAGCTACATTTCTCGCTAAATGGACAACAAGCACATGTCGCCCCTCAAGTAAACGACTTCTATGAGATGGAG GTGATTCTGCGAGCGAGGGAGGCAGAAATGCAGTTTCTCAGACAGGAAGCTCATTCTCTCAGAGAAGATTTGAAGATTGCTCGAATG GACAAAATATATGCCCAGAACAAGCTCAAGGCCCTCTATACGAACAGCCAGGATGTCAACAAACTCTGTGAAGATGTCAAGTTCGCCACTTGGTCTCCAAGCAGGGACGCCTCAGAACAAAGCATCG AGGAAACTGTGACAAACACAAGTAATGCTGCTTTTCTGAATAAATCAGAGAAATCCTCACTCACACGTCAGATCAGAGGAGTGAGATCAAAGGTAACCTTTGTCAATTGA
- the kcnj12b gene encoding ATP-sensitive inward rectifier potassium channel 12 has protein sequence MSVGRAHHHSYVSCEEDGLRLSTMPAVGSFGNGKIHTRRKYHSRFVSKAGQCNIHFSNMDEKSQRYISDIFTTCVDVRWRYMFLLFSLVFVVSWLTFGLSYWVIGLLHGDMEHPEGDGNFVPCVMQVNTFVAAFLFSVETQTTIGYGARCVTEECPVAVFMVVFQSIMGCIIDAFMIGAIMAKMARPKKRAETLLFSHNAVIALRDGKLCFMFRVANLRKSHIVEAHVRAQLVKPRYTEEGEYIPLDQIDMNVGYDNGTDRLFLVAPLTVIHEINEESPLFGISKQDLETSDFEIVIILEGLVEATAMTTQARSSYLPSEILWGHRFEPVIFEEKSQYRIDYAYFHKTFEVLSTPRCSAKDMEERKFPTSGANSFCYENELAFISRDEEEEGDVAKEEDRKCSTELVDEQAIPGHDQKSSHKESEI, from the coding sequence ATGAGTGTGGGAAGGGCCCACCACCACAGCTACGTGTCCTGTGAAGAAGACGGCCTGAGACTAAGTACCATGCCTGCTGTGGGCAGCTTCGGCAATGGCAAGATTCACACAAGACGCAAATACCACAGCCGGTTTGTCAGCAAGGCTGGACAATGCAACATCCACTTCTCAAACATGGATGAGAAATCACAGCGGTACATATCTGACATTTTCACCACGTGTGTGGACGTCCGCTGGCGATACATGTTCTTGCTATTCAGCCTGGTGTTTGTGGTGTCCTGGCTAACATTCGGCCTGTCATACTGGGTCATTGGCCTCCTACACGGTGACATGGAACATCCTGAAGGGGATGGCAACTTTGTTCCTTGTGTCATGCAGGTTAACACCTTTGTGGCAGCTTTCCTGTTCTCTGTTGAGACCCAGACGACCATTGGGTATGGTGCTCGCTGTGTGACAGAGGAATGCCCGGTTGCTGTCTTCATGGTGGTCTTTCAGTCCATCATGGGCTGCATCATCGATGCCTTCATGATTGGTGCCATCATGGCCAAGATGGCAAGGCCCAAAAAACGTGCAGAGACTCTACTGTTCAGCCACAACGCAGTCATCGCTTTGCGTGATGGGAAACTGTGCTTCATGTTTAGGGTTGCTAATCTAAGGAAGAGCCACATTGTGGAAGCTCATGTACGAGCCCAGCTCGTCAAGCCCCGCTACACAGAGGAAGGCGAATACATCCCCTTGGATCAGATTGACATGAACGTAGGTTATGACAATGGCACAGATCGCCTGTTTCTGGTTGCACCCCTCACTGTCATACATGAGATTAATGAAGAAAGTCCACTGTTTGGCATCAGTAAACAAGATCTTGAAACATCTGACTTTGAGATAGTAATTATACTTGAGGGGTTGGTGGAAGCCACAGCCATGACGACGCAGGCGCGCAGCTCTTACCTGCCTTCAGAGATCCTGTGGGGTCACCGCTTTGAACCCGTCATCTTTGAGGAGAAGAGCCAGTACAGGATAGATTATGCCTactttcacaaaacatttgaagTACTGTCCACCCCCAGATGCAGTGCCAAGGACATGGAGGAGAGAAAATTCCCAACATCTGGCGCCAACTCTTTCTGCTATGAGAACGAGCTGGCCTTCATCAgcagggatgaggaggaggagggggatgtGGCGAAAGAGGAAGACAGAAAGTGTTCAACAGAGCTAGTGGATGAGCAGGCCATTCCTGGACATGATCAAAAGTCCTCCCATAAAGAATCAGAAATCTAA